Proteins from one Juglans microcarpa x Juglans regia isolate MS1-56 chromosome 1S, Jm3101_v1.0, whole genome shotgun sequence genomic window:
- the LOC121247647 gene encoding uncharacterized protein LOC121247647 isoform X1, whose translation MGPDLELQGKSKAAMEFLVSKDNIIAPEGSEEKLLQCASHCEDNTFGVEELLVERAGEHDGIENMELNITDIIDTIDAVPVKGECEDVTEHSSSFGGTESRTDGGLMLTDDEIESHVCASNASIYDGCFDAFRIRKKKLTVHWRKFIHPLMWRCKWIELQIKELQSQALKYDRELAVYDERKQFEFENFTLEGFDAKSLPFPRQLRNKVMTRKKRKRVEETADVMPYISQHNLFSYYESKRSIADGAPIEGYCGNLDKISNGSNEFGINDGWSSLEFGNGDNSLEQILWKIEVAHSQVRKLKTQIDKVISENPGKFCSINKLSLPVPSEALTRSDQSPASPPDNGHRLPAKSPFTSRLIAEGSMGDVPMSESAVFSLGEANPLSNIIESIDQSQKEGILIHNQAAKEELDDFGEVRGWLIKKPQVPLKEQKTIPQDLPAGTAIPKLQSNVKSRSPSKSSFPRHTRRRGQRKAGSKRWSRRSLG comes from the exons ATGGGCCCTGATTTAGAGCTCCAAGGAAAGTCGAAAGCTGCTATGGAATTTTTGGTTAGTAAGGACAACATAATCGCCCCTGAAGGCTCAGAAGAAAAACTTCTGCAATGTGCAAGTCATTGTGAGGACAACACCTTTGGCGTGGAAGAATTATTAGTTGAGCGAGCTGGTGAACACGATGGAATTGAGAATATGGAGCTTAATATAACCGACATTATTGATACAATTGATGCTGTACCGGTTAAAGGTGAATGCGAAGATGTGACTGAGCATTCAAGTTCTTTTGGTGGTACAGAATCCAGGACAGACGGTGGCTTGATGTTGACTGATGACGAAATTGAGTCACACGTGTGTGCAAGTAATGCATCAATATATGATGGATGCTTTGATGCCTTTCGAATAAG GAAGAAAAAGTTAACTGTTCATTGGAGGAAGTTTATACATCCTCTTATGTGGCGCTGTAAATGGATAGAACTTCAAATTAAGGAGCTTCAGTCCCAGGCACTAAAGTATGATAGAGAACTTGCGGTATATGATGAAAGAAAgcagtttgaatttgaaaacttcACCTTAGAAGGTTTTGATGCAAAGTCTCTACCCTTTCCCAGACAACTTAGAAATAAGGTCATGacgaggaagaaaagaaagagagttgaAGAGACGGCTGATGTAATGCCATATATATCACAACATAACCTGTTCTCCTACTATG AAAGTAAGAGGTCTATTGCTGATGGTGCTCCTATAGAAGGGTATTGTGGTAATCTAG ATAAGATTTCTAATGGCAGTAATGAGTTTGGGATAAATGATGGATGGTCATCTCTTGAATTTGGAAATGGTGATAATTCATTGGAACAGATTCTCTGGAAGATTGAAGTGGCACATTCTCAAGTTCGCAAGCTGAAGACCCAAATTGACAAGGTGATCAGTGAAAATCCTGGAAAGTTCTGTTCCATAAATAAGTTGAGCTTGCCTGTACCATCTGAAGCATTGACCCGTTCTGATCAAAGTCCTGCCTCTCCTCCTGATAATGGACATAGGTTGCCAGCCAAATCTCCATTTACTTCTCGGCTTATAGCTGAGGGTAGTATGGGAGATGTACCTATGTCTGAAAGTGCAGTTTTCAGTCTTGGGGAGGCAAACCCTCTTTCTAATATAATTGAAAGCATTGACCAGTCTCAG AAGGAAGGAATTCTGATACATAATCAGGCTGCCAAGGAAGAGTTGGATGATTTTGGTGAAGTCAGAGGTTGGCTCATAAAGAAGCCTCAGGTACCGCTGAAAGAGCAGAAAACTATTCCTCAAGACCTGCCCGCAGGGACAGCGATACCCAAGCTTCAATCTAATGTAAAATCACGTTCCCCTTCCAAGTCAAGTTTCCCTCGGCACACAAGAAGACGGGGGCAGAGAAAAGCTGGCTCAAAGAGGTGGAGCAGGAGATCTTTAGGTTAG
- the LOC121247873 gene encoding protein HOTHEAD-like — translation MALVGAGKLFFCLVLCLLSSHSHSQGKEDILEFRYPFIKRASSFSSSSPSSSSSPPSEGNINAAYDYIIVGGGTAGCPLAATLSQNFSVLLLERGGVPFSNANVSFLRNFHIALADTSPTSASQAFVSTDGVINARARVLGGGSCINAGFYTRASSSFIEKMGWDAKLVEESYPWVEKQIVHRPKLAPWQRAVRDSLLDVGVSPFNGFTYDHIYGTKIGGTIFDRFGRRHTAAELLASANPQKLTVLVHATVQNIVFQKTRKQPKAVGVIFKDEKGDQHQALLVNRQGSEIILSCGAIGTPQMLLLSGIGPKAELEKLNIPVVLDNKFVGKGMADNPMNAIFVPTNRPVEQSLIQTVGITKKGVYIETSSGFGQSNDSIHCHHGIMSAEIGQLSTIPPKQRTPEAIQAYIKSKKNLPHEAFRGGFILEKIANPISTGKLRLDNTNVDNNPSVTFNYFKHPHDLQRCVDGIRLATRIVQSQHVTNYTKCNKETLEKILGMSVRANVNLVPRHANDTKSIEQFCKDTVITIWHYHGGCRVGKVVSPEYNVLGIHGLRVVDGSIFNESPGTNPQATVMMMGRYMGMKILRNRLGREAGI, via the exons ATGGCTTTAGTTGGGGCAGGGAAGCTCTTTTTCTGTTTGGTTCTATGTCTCTTGAGCTCACACTCTCATTCTCAAG GTAAGGAGGATATCTTGGAATTCAGATATCCATTTATCAAACGAGCGAGCTCgttctcatcatcatcaccatcatcatcatcatcgccGCCGAGTGAAGGCAACATTAATGCAGCTTATGACTACATAATTGTGGGAGGTGGCACAGCCGGGTGTCCTTTGGCTGCCACCCTGTCTCAAAACTTCAGTGTTCTGTTGCTTGAAAGAGGGGGTGTTCCTTTCTCTAATGCAAATGTCTCATTTCTAAGGAACTTCCACATTGCCCTAGCAGACACTTCTCCAACTTCGGCTTCCCAAGCCTTTGTTTCCACAGATGGGGTCATTAATGCTAGAGCTAGAGTTTTGGGTGGTGGTTCTTGCATCAATGCTGGCTTCTACACCAGAGCAAGctcaag TTTTATAGAGAAAATGGGCTGGGATGCGAAGCTAGTTGAGGAGTCATACCCTTGGGTCGAGAAGCAAATTGTCCATCGCCCTAAGCTTGCGCCATGGCAGAGAGCAGTAAGGGACAGCCTTCTCGATGTTGGGGTGTCTCCTTTTAATGGATTCACATACGATCACATATATGGAACCAAGATTGGTGGCACCATTTTCGACAGGTTTGGCCGCCGCCATACCGCTGCCGAACTCCTTGCTTCCGCCAACCCTCAGAAACTCACTGTCTTGGTCCATGCGACTGTCCAGaatattgtttttcaaaaaacac GAAAGCAACCCAAGGCTGTGGGGGTCATTTTCAAAGACGAGAAGGGTGACCAGCATCAGGCACTTCTTGTCAATAGGCAAGGGAGTGAAATCATATTATCTTGCGGAGCAATCGGGACCCCTCAAATGCTACTGCTGAGTGGTATTGGACCAAAAGCTGAGCTTGAAAAGTTGAACATTCCTGTAGTGCTTGATAACAAGTTTGTAGGGAAGGGCATGGCGGACAATCCCATGAACGCTATTTTCGTTCCCACTAATAGGCCAGTTGAGCAGTCTCTCATCCAAACTGTAGGGATTACAAAGAAGGGTGTGTACATTGAAACTAGCAGTGGATTTGGACAGTCCAACGATAGCATTCACTGCCACCATGGCATCATGTCCGCCGAG ATTGGACAACTCTCCACGATTCCCCCAAAGCAAAGAACACCAGAGGCCATTCAAGCTTACatcaaaagcaagaaaaatttACCCCATGAAGCATTCAGGGGAGGCTTCATTCTAGAAAAAATTGCAAACCCCATTTCAACAGGCAAGCTAAGATTGGACAATACTAATGTGGATAATAACCCCTCTGTCACCTTCAACTACTTCAAGCATCCTCACGATCTTCAACGCTGCGTTGATGGGATTCGACTGGCCACGAGGATTGTGCAGTCTCAACACGTCACAAACTACACAAAATGCAACAAGGAAACTCTGGAGAAGATACTCGGTATGAGTGTCAGGGCTAATGTTAACCTCGTCCCTAGACATGCCAATGACACCAAGTCCATAGAACAGTTCTGCAAGGATACTGTTATCACAATTTGGCATTACCATGGTGGGTGCCGCGTGGGCAAGGTGGTTAGCCCTGAGTACAATGTCCTTGGCATTCACGGGCTCCGCGTTGTTGATGGCTCAATCTTTAACGAATCACCAGGCACAAATCCTCAAGCCACTGTCATGATGATGGGCAG GTACATGGGAATGAAGATTTTAAGGAACAGGTTAGGAAGAGAAGCTGGCATATGA
- the LOC121247647 gene encoding uncharacterized protein LOC121247647 isoform X3, giving the protein MGPDLELQGKSKAAMEFLVSKDNIIAPEGSEEKLLQCASHCEDNTFGVEELLVERAGEHDGIENMELNITDIIDTIDAVPVKGECEDVTEHSSSFGGTESRTDGGLMLTDDEIESHVCASNASIYDGCFDAFRIRKKKLTVHWRKFIHPLMWRCKWIELQIKELQSQALKYDRELAVYDERKQFEFENFTLEGFDAKSLPFPRQLRNKVMTRKKRKRVEETADVMPYISQHNLFSYYESKRSIADGAPIEGYCGNLDKISNGSNEFGINDGWSSLEFGNGDNSLEQILWKIEVAHSQVRKLKTQIDKKEGILIHNQAAKEELDDFGEVRGWLIKKPQVPLKEQKTIPQDLPAGTAIPKLQSNVKSRSPSKSSFPRHTRRRGQRKAGSKRWSRRSLG; this is encoded by the exons ATGGGCCCTGATTTAGAGCTCCAAGGAAAGTCGAAAGCTGCTATGGAATTTTTGGTTAGTAAGGACAACATAATCGCCCCTGAAGGCTCAGAAGAAAAACTTCTGCAATGTGCAAGTCATTGTGAGGACAACACCTTTGGCGTGGAAGAATTATTAGTTGAGCGAGCTGGTGAACACGATGGAATTGAGAATATGGAGCTTAATATAACCGACATTATTGATACAATTGATGCTGTACCGGTTAAAGGTGAATGCGAAGATGTGACTGAGCATTCAAGTTCTTTTGGTGGTACAGAATCCAGGACAGACGGTGGCTTGATGTTGACTGATGACGAAATTGAGTCACACGTGTGTGCAAGTAATGCATCAATATATGATGGATGCTTTGATGCCTTTCGAATAAG GAAGAAAAAGTTAACTGTTCATTGGAGGAAGTTTATACATCCTCTTATGTGGCGCTGTAAATGGATAGAACTTCAAATTAAGGAGCTTCAGTCCCAGGCACTAAAGTATGATAGAGAACTTGCGGTATATGATGAAAGAAAgcagtttgaatttgaaaacttcACCTTAGAAGGTTTTGATGCAAAGTCTCTACCCTTTCCCAGACAACTTAGAAATAAGGTCATGacgaggaagaaaagaaagagagttgaAGAGACGGCTGATGTAATGCCATATATATCACAACATAACCTGTTCTCCTACTATG AAAGTAAGAGGTCTATTGCTGATGGTGCTCCTATAGAAGGGTATTGTGGTAATCTAG ATAAGATTTCTAATGGCAGTAATGAGTTTGGGATAAATGATGGATGGTCATCTCTTGAATTTGGAAATGGTGATAATTCATTGGAACAGATTCTCTGGAAGATTGAAGTGGCACATTCTCAAGTTCGCAAGCTGAAGACCCAAATTGACAAG AAGGAAGGAATTCTGATACATAATCAGGCTGCCAAGGAAGAGTTGGATGATTTTGGTGAAGTCAGAGGTTGGCTCATAAAGAAGCCTCAGGTACCGCTGAAAGAGCAGAAAACTATTCCTCAAGACCTGCCCGCAGGGACAGCGATACCCAAGCTTCAATCTAATGTAAAATCACGTTCCCCTTCCAAGTCAAGTTTCCCTCGGCACACAAGAAGACGGGGGCAGAGAAAAGCTGGCTCAAAGAGGTGGAGCAGGAGATCTTTAGGTTAG
- the LOC121247647 gene encoding uncharacterized protein LOC121247647 isoform X2, giving the protein MGPDLELQGKSKAAMEFLVSKDNIIAPEGSEEKLLQCASHCEDNTFGVEELLVERAGEHDGIENMELNITDIIDTIDAVPVKGECEDVTEHSSSFGGTESRTDGGLMLTDDEIESHVCASNASIYDGCFDAFRIRKKKLTVHWRKFIHPLMWRCKWIELQIKELQSQALKQLRNKVMTRKKRKRVEETADVMPYISQHNLFSYYESKRSIADGAPIEGYCGNLDKISNGSNEFGINDGWSSLEFGNGDNSLEQILWKIEVAHSQVRKLKTQIDKVISENPGKFCSINKLSLPVPSEALTRSDQSPASPPDNGHRLPAKSPFTSRLIAEGSMGDVPMSESAVFSLGEANPLSNIIESIDQSQKEGILIHNQAAKEELDDFGEVRGWLIKKPQVPLKEQKTIPQDLPAGTAIPKLQSNVKSRSPSKSSFPRHTRRRGQRKAGSKRWSRRSLG; this is encoded by the exons ATGGGCCCTGATTTAGAGCTCCAAGGAAAGTCGAAAGCTGCTATGGAATTTTTGGTTAGTAAGGACAACATAATCGCCCCTGAAGGCTCAGAAGAAAAACTTCTGCAATGTGCAAGTCATTGTGAGGACAACACCTTTGGCGTGGAAGAATTATTAGTTGAGCGAGCTGGTGAACACGATGGAATTGAGAATATGGAGCTTAATATAACCGACATTATTGATACAATTGATGCTGTACCGGTTAAAGGTGAATGCGAAGATGTGACTGAGCATTCAAGTTCTTTTGGTGGTACAGAATCCAGGACAGACGGTGGCTTGATGTTGACTGATGACGAAATTGAGTCACACGTGTGTGCAAGTAATGCATCAATATATGATGGATGCTTTGATGCCTTTCGAATAAG GAAGAAAAAGTTAACTGTTCATTGGAGGAAGTTTATACATCCTCTTATGTGGCGCTGTAAATGGATAGAACTTCAAATTAAGGAGCTTCAGTCCCAGGCACTAAA ACAACTTAGAAATAAGGTCATGacgaggaagaaaagaaagagagttgaAGAGACGGCTGATGTAATGCCATATATATCACAACATAACCTGTTCTCCTACTATG AAAGTAAGAGGTCTATTGCTGATGGTGCTCCTATAGAAGGGTATTGTGGTAATCTAG ATAAGATTTCTAATGGCAGTAATGAGTTTGGGATAAATGATGGATGGTCATCTCTTGAATTTGGAAATGGTGATAATTCATTGGAACAGATTCTCTGGAAGATTGAAGTGGCACATTCTCAAGTTCGCAAGCTGAAGACCCAAATTGACAAGGTGATCAGTGAAAATCCTGGAAAGTTCTGTTCCATAAATAAGTTGAGCTTGCCTGTACCATCTGAAGCATTGACCCGTTCTGATCAAAGTCCTGCCTCTCCTCCTGATAATGGACATAGGTTGCCAGCCAAATCTCCATTTACTTCTCGGCTTATAGCTGAGGGTAGTATGGGAGATGTACCTATGTCTGAAAGTGCAGTTTTCAGTCTTGGGGAGGCAAACCCTCTTTCTAATATAATTGAAAGCATTGACCAGTCTCAG AAGGAAGGAATTCTGATACATAATCAGGCTGCCAAGGAAGAGTTGGATGATTTTGGTGAAGTCAGAGGTTGGCTCATAAAGAAGCCTCAGGTACCGCTGAAAGAGCAGAAAACTATTCCTCAAGACCTGCCCGCAGGGACAGCGATACCCAAGCTTCAATCTAATGTAAAATCACGTTCCCCTTCCAAGTCAAGTTTCCCTCGGCACACAAGAAGACGGGGGCAGAGAAAAGCTGGCTCAAAGAGGTGGAGCAGGAGATCTTTAGGTTAG